From Carya illinoinensis cultivar Pawnee chromosome 5, C.illinoinensisPawnee_v1, whole genome shotgun sequence, one genomic window encodes:
- the LOC122311779 gene encoding leucine-rich repeat protein 1-like: protein MVSKLLLCFLFAIAIASVDCNSEGDALYAWKSKLVDPKNVLQSWDPTLFNPCTWLHITCNSENSVTRVDLGNAGLSGFLVPQLGALPNLQYLEVFRNNISGSIPMELGNLTSLISLDLYQNQFSGIIPASLGYLPSLRFLKLNSNKLTGNIPVEVLELVTWGSLRILNVSDNLLVGRARGKNTRGFAYTSIIQDPKARK from the exons ATGGTTTCCAAACTTTTACTCTGCTTCTTGTTTGCTATTGCCATTGCATCTGTAGATTGCAACTCGGAAG GGGATGCTCTTTATGCCTGGAAAAGCAAATTGGTAGACCCTAAAAATGTACTTCAGAGCTGGGATCCAACGTTGTTCAATCCATGCACCTGGCTTCACATTACTTGCAACAGCGAGAACAGCGTCACGAGGGT GGACCTTGGAAATGCTGGACTCTCGGGATTTCTTGTCCCTCAGCTTGGAGCGTTGCCTAATCTTCAATATTT GGAAGTATTTAGAAACAACATAAGTGGATCAATACCAATGGAGTTAGGTAACCTAACAAGCCTGATAAGTTTGGACCTTTACCAAAATCAATTTTCTGGAATCATTCCAGCATCACTTGGATACTTGCCTTCCTTGAGGTTTTT GAAATTGAACAGTAACAAGCTTACTGGCAACATACCAGTAGAGGTCCTCGAACTCGTTACCTGGGGGAGTTTGAGGATTCT GAATGTATCAGACAACCTGCTGGTCGGGAGAGCCCGCGGCAAAAACACAAGAG GATTTGCATATACTTCTATAATACAAGATCCGAAAGCTCGGAAGTAA